Proteins co-encoded in one Arachis hypogaea cultivar Tifrunner chromosome 13, arahy.Tifrunner.gnm2.J5K5, whole genome shotgun sequence genomic window:
- the LOC140177593 gene encoding uncharacterized protein, protein MGEVQSPNEVSRTGANDEPIVQEVDSDIDKPYQYELEAFKSRISSDDEVRKPKFHEFDDDTSYGEVDFEVGEIFDTMAQFKKSLKDMFVFEGKELEYIKNEKHKVRAKCAEKGCSWLILTSWNSQELCFQVKTYVKEHTCGKNLTSNMESRSWVTSKLVKRSNPESTTIVDVIPQPESPPVFDKLYISLDACKRGFKAGCHLLIGLDGCHLKGYFGGHLLSVMAQDANNHFFVIAYVVVDSEYKQSKGLVWQCARSTTTPEFRANMDKLKSVNQPAGEYLSKFRESAWTKSQFSHYPKVDNITNNMCEQRLDEFIKPGSTKWTVEWTRDDERVIFEVQRRQSKLGMNLKEKACTCNLWQLTGIPCKHVVAVISRLWKLNLKPGDFVHE, encoded by the exons ATGGGTGAGGTTCAAAGTCCAAATGAAGTGTCTAGAACAGGGGCCAATGATGAGCCCATAGTGCAGGAGGTAGATTCTGATATTGACAAGCCATATCAATATGAATTAGAAGCATTCAAATCTCGAATTTCTTCTGATGATGAAGTCAGAAAGCCtaaatttcatgaatttgatgatgacaCTAGTTATGGTGAAGTGGATTTCGAAGTTGGAGAAATTTTTGACACTATGGCACAATTCAAGAAATCATTGAAGGACATGTTTGTTTTTGAAGGAAAAGAGTTAgagtatataaaaaatgaaaagcatAAAGTGAGAGCAAAGTGTGCTGAAAAGGGTTGTTCTTGGCTAATCCTAACTTCCTGGAACAGCCAGGAACTGTGTTTTCAAGTTAAAACATATGTTAAGGAGCACACTTGTGGTAAAAATCTTACAAGCAACATGGAAAGTAGATCATGGGTTACAAGCAAGCTAGTGAAGAG GAGTAATCCAGAGTCAACAACTATAGTGGATGTCATCCCCCAACCTGAATCACCACCTGTGTTTGACAAGCTATACATATCATTGGATGCATGCAAACGTGGATTCAAGGCAGGATGTCATCTTTTAATTGGGCTAGATGGCTGTCACCTAAAGGGTTATTTTGGTGGCCACCTCCTTTCAGTCATGGCTCAAGATGCTAACAACCACTTCTTCGTAATTGCTTATGTTGTGGTTGACAGTGAAT ACAAACAATCCAAGGGACTAGTGTGGCAATGTGCAAGGAGTACAACAACTCCTGAGTTTCGTGCAAATATGGACAAGTTGAAATCGGTGAACCAGCCAGCCGGGGAGTATCTCTCCAAATTTCGTGAATCTGCATGGACTAAAAGTCAATTCTCTCACTATCCGAAGGTTGATAACATCACTAACAATATGTGTGAG CAAAGGTTGGATGAATTCATTAAGCCTGGAAGCACTAAGTGGACAGTAGAGTGGACTAGAGATGATGAAAGAGTTATCTTTGAGGTTCAAAGACGCCAAAGCAAGCTTGGAATGAATCTAAAGGAAAAGGCCTGCACTTGTAACCTATGGCAGCTTACTG GCATACCATGTAAACATGTAGTTGCTGTAATCTCTAGGCTGTGGAAGCTTAACTTGAAGCCTGGAGATTTTGTGCATGAGTGA